A single region of the Acetivibrio cellulolyticus CD2 genome encodes:
- a CDS encoding NAD-dependent epimerase/dehydratase family protein produces MLALVTGGAGFIGSHIVDALLAKGYKVRILDALTEPVHPGGRIPDYLSKEAELIIGDVRDKAAVSKALEGVDVVFHEGAHQGYLPDYSTFFDVNSVGTSMLFEVIAEKKLNVKKIIIASSQAVYGEGQYFCPQHGELQPMPRPIERLAKGQWEHTCPICGETLKNLQATEKLVNPNTQYAISKYSQELIGHNLGRRHGIPVVCLRYSITLGKRQSFYNMYTGILRSFATLLTLGQSPIIFEDGMLMRDYIHIDDVVSANMCVLESPDADYQSFNVGSGISTTVLEFYKEISEYMNSSLKPVMNGEFRVGDVRHIVSSPAKLEALGWKPQKNLRNMIADYLEYLNKAENLEDYFASAMRDMKNKTAIMKSQI; encoded by the coding sequence ATGTTAGCACTTGTTACAGGTGGGGCAGGTTTTATCGGTTCACATATAGTAGATGCATTGCTGGCTAAAGGATATAAGGTGAGGATACTTGATGCGTTAACCGAACCTGTGCATCCGGGAGGCAGAATACCTGATTATTTATCTAAGGAGGCAGAACTCATTATAGGTGATGTCCGAGATAAAGCAGCAGTATCAAAAGCACTGGAAGGTGTTGATGTTGTATTCCATGAGGGAGCTCATCAAGGGTATCTTCCCGACTACAGCACATTTTTTGATGTTAACAGCGTTGGAACATCAATGCTTTTTGAAGTAATAGCGGAGAAAAAACTAAATGTAAAAAAGATTATAATTGCTTCTTCACAGGCTGTATATGGAGAAGGCCAATATTTTTGCCCGCAGCACGGCGAACTTCAGCCAATGCCAAGGCCGATTGAACGTCTGGCTAAAGGACAATGGGAACATACCTGTCCCATTTGCGGAGAAACGCTGAAAAACCTTCAGGCTACAGAGAAACTGGTTAATCCAAATACACAGTATGCCATATCAAAGTATTCTCAGGAGCTTATCGGTCACAATCTTGGCCGCAGGCACGGTATTCCTGTGGTATGCCTGAGGTATTCAATTACACTTGGTAAAAGACAGTCATTTTATAACATGTATACGGGGATATTGCGAAGCTTTGCTACGCTGCTGACATTGGGCCAGTCTCCTATTATTTTTGAAGATGGAATGCTTATGAGGGATTATATTCACATTGATGATGTTGTAAGCGCCAATATGTGTGTACTCGAAAGTCCTGATGCCGATTATCAGTCTTTCAATGTAGGAAGCGGTATAAGTACTACAGTATTGGAGTTCTATAAAGAAATATCGGAATATATGAACAGCAGTTTGAAGCCTGTGATGAATGGTGAGTTCAGGGTTGGAGACGTGCGCCATATAGTATCGTCACCAGCGAAGCTTGAGGCTTTGGGATGGAAACCTCAAAAGAATTTGCGCAATATGATTGCGGATTATCTTGAATACCTGAATAAAGCAGAAAACCTTGAAGACTATTTTGCATCTGCAATGAGAGATATGAAGAATAAAACAGCTATCATGAAGTCACAGATATAG
- a CDS encoding GHMP family kinase ATP-binding protein produces the protein MIITRTPLRISFFGGGTDMERFWSLEDGCVLSCTINKYIYVILKESYDGRIHIRCFEDENVDSVEQIKHDLIREALRLTGIKNGIEITILSDIPHTGSGLGSSSSLTVGLLNALYTFKGIEVEADTLAHLACNIEINVLGKPIGKQDQYIAAFGGMRVLTFKSDGDVEVKAVEPEYDIYKVLEKHLLLFYTGVGRKAEGILKEQNRLINDTRPILRDMKNQVVKAIDIITKADIKRFGDLMYEGWMMKKQLAGEISNSWINETIDKAFDAGASAAKITGAGGGGFLLIFCQPEFHDSVRRALGNLKEFQFSFERQGTKKFLCS, from the coding sequence TTGATTATAACAAGAACACCGCTCAGAATTAGCTTTTTTGGCGGGGGAACCGATATGGAAAGGTTCTGGTCGTTAGAGGACGGTTGTGTTTTGAGTTGTACGATAAACAAATACATATACGTTATCTTGAAGGAAAGCTATGACGGGCGGATACATATAAGATGCTTTGAAGATGAAAATGTTGATTCGGTTGAACAGATCAAGCATGACTTGATAAGAGAGGCTTTGCGTTTAACAGGAATTAAAAACGGTATTGAAATTACAATTCTTTCGGATATTCCACATACGGGAAGCGGATTAGGGTCTTCAAGCAGTTTAACAGTTGGTCTTTTGAATGCTTTATATACTTTTAAAGGAATTGAAGTGGAGGCAGATACACTTGCACATCTTGCATGCAATATTGAAATCAATGTTCTCGGTAAGCCTATAGGAAAGCAGGACCAGTATATAGCTGCATTTGGAGGAATGCGTGTTTTGACGTTCAAATCTGATGGAGACGTAGAGGTAAAGGCTGTCGAGCCTGAATACGACATTTATAAAGTTTTGGAAAAGCACCTGCTGTTATTTTACACAGGTGTTGGACGTAAAGCGGAAGGAATCCTTAAAGAGCAAAACCGGCTTATAAATGATACAAGACCCATTTTAAGGGACATGAAAAATCAGGTTGTAAAGGCCATTGATATTATAACAAAGGCTGATATCAAAAGATTTGGAGATTTAATGTACGAAGGTTGGATGATGAAGAAGCAGCTTGCCGGTGAAATAAGCAACAGTTGGATAAACGAAACTATTGATAAGGCATTTGATGCGGGTGCATCGGCGGCTAAGATTACAGGTGCAGGCGGTGGTGGGTTCCTTTTGATTTTTTGTCAGCCGGAATTTCATGATTCTGTACGCCGTGCATTGGGAAATCTTAAAGAGTTTCAATTCAGCTTTGAAAGACAGGGCACTAAAAAGTTTTTATGTAGTTAA
- a CDS encoding SIS domain-containing protein: protein MTLAPMIDCFCKGIDDIPVQKVESAARLVLDTVNMNRRVFVCGNGGSGSNANLFAGVLSRIIKRNNSGACILSLNANMAIITSVAEGEGYNQVFRSQIENMAYPGDLLICISGSGNSPNVLEGASAAQNIGMKIIGLTGMGGGKLSKMADIPVVVESDNMEQIENIHTAIIYAITMWVAEH from the coding sequence ATGACATTGGCACCTATGATAGATTGTTTTTGCAAAGGCATTGATGACATACCTGTGCAGAAAGTTGAAAGTGCTGCCCGTCTTGTGCTTGATACCGTAAATATGAACAGGCGTGTATTTGTTTGTGGTAATGGAGGAAGCGGATCTAATGCAAATCTTTTTGCCGGTGTATTGTCGAGAATTATAAAAAGAAATAACTCCGGAGCATGCATACTTAGCCTTAACGCCAATATGGCCATAATAACATCTGTTGCTGAAGGTGAGGGCTATAACCAAGTATTCCGTTCACAGATTGAAAATATGGCTTATCCGGGAGATTTGTTGATTTGCATAAGCGGCAGCGGAAATTCGCCCAACGTATTGGAAGGGGCTTCAGCTGCACAGAATATTGGAATGAAGATAATAGGGCTCACGGGCATGGGCGGAGGAAAGCTGTCTAAAATGGCTGACATACCTGTCGTTGTTGAGTCGGATAATATGGAACAGATTGAAAATATACATACTGCAATAATTTATGCCATTACAATGTGGGTGGCTGAACATTAA
- a CDS encoding glycosyltransferase family A protein, with protein sequence MSVDFSMGTATFVMAHWRNDNEESRFYLDQAVDGIFAQTDTNWQLVIVDDLSPCAEAREYLKEVKERCPEKIHVIFKDTNDGPGICRNVGIKWAYEKGSPFILFNDADDISHSERLETVRKEFLQNPQAAVVYSTFQVIDEKNNLVDEKYLTQSILEILEGHRENPVCGSDAWIQIGVEKGYTNLTSSTAVRTDVAYKYPFPAQIVSEDQHAWLRYSAGGGDYIYSPDIPSLYRIPQGTPTVSRARIMHYYEQKAAVDTDGFLEALRLAQESGKFSGDKDSLLVKFYVKLAETLGRENQNELAADQIAKAARISLEKTKDILKSKKLQNLIWAKL encoded by the coding sequence ATGAGTGTGGATTTTTCCATGGGAACTGCAACTTTTGTAATGGCTCACTGGAGAAACGATAATGAAGAAAGCAGGTTTTATCTGGATCAGGCGGTAGACGGGATATTTGCACAGACCGATACAAACTGGCAATTAGTTATTGTTGATGATTTATCACCTTGCGCTGAGGCAAGGGAGTATTTAAAAGAAGTAAAGGAACGGTGTCCGGAAAAGATTCACGTAATTTTTAAGGATACAAACGACGGACCAGGCATATGCAGAAACGTAGGTATAAAGTGGGCTTATGAAAAAGGATCTCCATTTATACTTTTCAATGATGCTGATGATATATCCCATTCTGAAAGGCTTGAAACTGTAAGAAAGGAATTTCTGCAAAATCCTCAGGCAGCAGTAGTCTATTCTACGTTCCAGGTTATTGATGAAAAGAATAACCTTGTTGATGAAAAGTATTTGACCCAGTCAATACTGGAAATACTTGAGGGACATAGGGAAAACCCTGTTTGTGGCAGTGATGCCTGGATACAGATAGGAGTAGAAAAGGGGTATACAAATCTGACTTCTTCAACGGCTGTAAGAACCGATGTTGCATATAAATATCCATTTCCGGCACAGATAGTATCGGAGGATCAACATGCCTGGCTTAGGTATTCTGCAGGAGGAGGGGATTACATTTATTCTCCTGATATTCCTTCTCTGTATAGGATACCGCAAGGTACACCTACAGTTTCACGTGCGAGAATAATGCACTATTATGAACAAAAAGCAGCTGTTGACACTGATGGATTCCTTGAAGCTTTAAGGCTTGCGCAGGAAAGTGGAAAATTTTCGGGAGATAAGGACAGCCTGCTGGTCAAATTTTACGTGAAGCTTGCTGAAACGTTGGGAAGAGAGAATCAAAATGAGCTGGCGGCAGATCAGATAGCAAAAGCTGCACGTATTTCTTTGGAAAAGACAAAGGATATTCTGAAGTCAAAAAAGCTGCAAAACTTAATATGGGCGAAATTATAA
- the galT gene encoding galactose-1-phosphate uridylyltransferase has product MSELRWNPLTRDWVIIAPKRQGRPDVPKDWCPFCPGSGKVPENYDVLSYDNDFPSLSKEAYIDKGYDGEVYRREKAYGKCEVVLYSSEHTKSLWQLPQDQIEKLVNLWVKRFRSLKEDKMIKYIYMFENRGEMIGATIPHPHGQIYAYSYIPKRIELELEACHEYHEQNNSCLICDMLKAETASGRRVITENKDFSAFVPSFSECPYEVYIVSKNHRKSLLEFDESEKLNFARILKEVTGAYDALFGFRFPYMMCMHQAPVNSGDYGEHYHFHVEFYSPVRSEFSQKYNAAGETGAWAHVNPTEPEEKAEELRRAYIRYRDNCGNE; this is encoded by the coding sequence ATGTCGGAATTGCGTTGGAATCCATTAACAAGAGATTGGGTGATTATTGCACCTAAAAGACAGGGAAGACCTGATGTGCCAAAGGATTGGTGCCCTTTTTGCCCGGGATCGGGGAAGGTTCCTGAAAACTATGATGTACTAAGTTATGACAATGATTTTCCGTCTCTGTCTAAGGAAGCATACATAGACAAAGGTTATGACGGAGAAGTATACAGACGTGAAAAGGCATATGGAAAATGCGAGGTAGTATTATATTCAAGCGAGCATACCAAAAGTTTATGGCAGCTTCCCCAAGATCAGATAGAAAAACTGGTAAACCTTTGGGTGAAAAGGTTTAGATCCTTGAAGGAAGATAAAATGATTAAGTACATTTATATGTTTGAGAACAGAGGGGAAATGATAGGAGCTACAATACCTCACCCTCATGGCCAAATATATGCCTATTCGTATATACCTAAAAGAATTGAACTTGAGCTTGAGGCATGCCATGAGTATCATGAGCAGAATAATTCCTGCTTAATTTGCGATATGCTCAAAGCTGAGACCGCATCAGGAAGAAGGGTCATAACAGAAAACAAGGATTTTTCCGCTTTTGTGCCTTCTTTCAGTGAATGTCCTTATGAAGTCTATATCGTGAGCAAAAACCATAGAAAAAGCCTTTTAGAGTTTGATGAAAGCGAGAAGCTAAACTTTGCGAGGATTTTAAAGGAGGTTACAGGAGCTTATGATGCTCTGTTCGGCTTTAGGTTCCCATATATGATGTGTATGCACCAGGCACCTGTTAATAGCGGTGACTATGGAGAACACTATCATTTCCATGTAGAGTTCTATTCACCCGTAAGGTCGGAGTTTAGCCAAAAATACAATGCAGCCGGTGAGACCGGGGCTTGGGCCCATGTCAATCCTACAGAACCTGAGGAAAAAGCAGAGGAACTGCGAAGAGCATATATCCGTTATAGAGATAATTGCGGTAACGAATGA